From the Lolium rigidum isolate FL_2022 chromosome 2, APGP_CSIRO_Lrig_0.1, whole genome shotgun sequence genome, one window contains:
- the LOC124687925 gene encoding 7-deoxyloganetin glucosyltransferase-like yields MNSAGLKGEKRHAVCLPFPTQGHITPMMKLAKVLYCKGFHITFVSTEYNHRRLIRSRGASAAEGLPGFRFATIPDGLPSSDADATQDPAALSYATMTACPAHFKNLLADLGRSSAGVPPVTCVVADNLMSFSVDAARELGVPCALFWTASACGYMGYRNFRPLIDQGIIPLKDEEQLTNGFMDMPVDWAPGMSKHMRLKDFPTFLRTTDREDTLMTFQLHQVERAEEADAVIINTMDELEQPALDAMRAITPAIYTIGPLNSLAEQILPSRGPLDAVSSGLWKEDRGCLEWLDGKKPGSVVYVSFGSVTVMSNHELVEFAWGLANSGHDFLWIVRPDIVRSEAAVLPPEFLEATKDRGLLASWCDQEAVLRHDAVCVFLTHSGWNSTVEGLCGGVPMLCWPFFAEQQTNCRYKCVEWGVAMEISDNVRREAVEGRIREAVDGENGREMKNRALEWRKEAVRSTARSLDKLDALISDVLLSGKNN; encoded by the exons ATGAACTCCGCTGGACTGAAAGGCGAGAAGCGGCACGCGGTGTGCCTGCCGTTCCCGACGCAGGGGCACATCACGCCGATGATGAAGCTGGCCAAGGTCCTCTACTGCAAGGGCTTCCACATCACCTTCGTCAGCACCGAGTACAACCACCGCCGCCTGATCCGCTCCCGCGGCGCGAGCGCCGCCGAGGGCCTCCCTGGCTTCCGCTTCGCCACCATCCCGGACGGCCTGCCGTCGTCCGACGCCGACGCCACGCAGGACCCGGCGGCCCTCTCCTACGCCACCATGACCGCCTGCCCCGCTCACTTCAAGAACCTGCTCGCCGACCTCGGCCGCTCATCGGCAGGTGTCCCGCCTGTCACCTGCGTCGTGGCGGACAACCTCATGAGCTTCAGCGTGGACGCCGCGAGGGAGCTCGGCGTGCCGTGCGCGCTGTTCTGGACCGCCAGCGCCTGCGGCTACATGGGCTACCGCAACTTCCGCCCTCTCATCGACCAGGGCATCATCCCCCTCAAAG ATGAAGAGCAGCTGACGAACGGGTTCATGGACATGCCGGTGGACTGGGCGCCCGGGATGAGCAAGCACATGCGGCTGAAAGACTTCCCGACCTTCCTCCGCACCACGGACCGCGAGGACACCCTGATGACCTTCCAGCTACACCAGGTGGAGCGCGCCGAGGAGGCGGACGCCGTCATCATCAACACCATGGACGAGCTCGAGCAGCCGGCGCTCGACGCGATGCGCGCCATCACCCCGGCCATCTACACCATCGGCCCGCTCAACTCCCTCGCCGAGCAAATCCTCCCCTCCAGGGGCCCGCTCGACGCGGTAAGCTCAGGCCTCTGGAAAGAAGACCGCGGGTGCCTCGAGTGGCTCGACGGCAAGAAGCCAGGGTCCGTGGTGTACGTGAGCTTCGGGAGCGTCACCGTGATGAGCAACCACGAGCTGGTGGAGTTTGCGTGGGGGCTGGCCAACAGCGGCCACGACTTCCTCTGGATCGTTCGGCCGGACATCGTGAGGAGCGAGGCGGCCGTGCTGCCGCCAGAGTTCTTGGAGGCGACCAAGGACAGGGGCCTGCTGGCGAGCTGGTGCGACCAAGAAGCGGTGCTGCGGCACGACGCGGTGTGTGTGTTTCTGACGCACAGCGGGTGGAACTCGACGGTGGAGGGCCTCTGCGGCGGCGTGCCGATGCTGTGCTGGCCCTTCTTCGCCGAGCAGCAGACCAACTGCCGGTACAAGTGCGTCGAGTGGGGCGTCGCGATGGAGATCAGCGACAACGTGCGGAGGGAGGCGGTCGAGGGGAGGATCAGGGAGGCGGTGGATGGGGAGAATGGGAGGGAGATGAAGAACAGAGCTTTGGAGTGGAGGAAGGAGGCTGTTCGGTCCACGGCTAGGTCGTTGGATAAACTTGATGCACTGATCAGTGATGTGTTGCTCTCTGGTAAGAACAAttag
- the LOC124687926 gene encoding photosynthetic NDH subunit of lumenal location 2, chloroplastic-like, producing MATLVKHLILCSSTTASSSGSPSPSNRRRPSSSSPEAADMRANAPQSATRRLAVAASTAMVATAALSARRPAAPPPALAAEAAAVPTPSPPGTVPRWGTRSYVRERFFEPGLTSEEAAARIKQTAEGMRTLRPMLETMSWKYVLFYVRLKSKYLDLDLTTAMAGVPELRRPDYVRVANELVDNMTEFDRFVRTPKVYESYLYYEKTLKSLDDVAEFLA from the exons ATGGCCACCCTTGTCAAGCACCTCATCCTGTGCTCCAGCACCACCGCATCCTCCTCGGGTTCTCCCTCCCCATCGAACCGTCGCcgcccgtcgtcgtcgtcgcccgaaGCCGCCGACATGCGCGCCAATGCGCCGCAGTCCGCCACGCGCCGGCTCGCCGTGGCCGCGTCCACGGCAATGGTCGCCACGGCCGCACTCTCCGCGCGTCGCCCCGCGGCGCCACCCCCGGCTCTTGCGGCGGAGGCGGCTGCGGtgccgacgccgtcgccgccggggaCCGTGCCGAGGTGGGGCACGAGGTCGTACGTGAGGGAGAGGTTCTTCGAGCCGGGGCTGACCTCGGAGGAGGCAGCCGCGCGCATAAAGCAGACGGCGGAGGGGATGAGGACTCTGCGGCCGATGCTGGAGACCATGTCGTGGAAGTACGTGCTGTTCTACGTGCGCCTCAAGTCCAAGTACCTCGACCTCGACCTCACCACCGCCATGGCCGGCGTCCCCGAGCTGCGCCGTCCCGACTACGTCCGCGTCGCTAACGAGCTCGTCGACAACATGACGGAG TTCGACCGGTTTGTGCGGACTCCCAAGGTGTACGAGTCGTACCTCTACTACGAGAAGACCCTCAAGTCGCTGGATGACGTGGCTGAGTTCCTCGCATGA